The Lentzea guizhouensis genome contains a region encoding:
- a CDS encoding GntR family transcriptional regulator gives MFDDRSPIYRQIADRIKADVVSGALKADEQVMSTNQYASYYRINPATAAKAFQQLVDEKVLYKKRGIGMFVSTQARDMLRAQGRETFFGEVVDPMVAEARAIGIPLADVIRRIEQHEKGEA, from the coding sequence ATGTTCGACGACCGGAGCCCGATCTACCGGCAGATCGCCGACCGGATCAAGGCGGACGTGGTCAGCGGTGCGTTGAAGGCGGACGAGCAGGTCATGTCGACCAACCAGTACGCCTCCTACTACCGGATCAACCCGGCCACCGCGGCCAAGGCGTTCCAGCAGCTCGTGGACGAGAAGGTGCTCTACAAGAAGAGGGGGATCGGGATGTTCGTGAGCACGCAGGCTCGCGACATGCTGCGGGCACAGGGCAGGGAGACCTTCTTCGGCGAGGTGGTCGATCCGATGGTCGCGGAGGCGCGCGCCATCGGCATCCCGCTCGCCGACGTCATCCGCCGCATCGAGCAGCACGAGAAGGGGGAAGCGTGA